Proteins encoded in a region of the Paenibacillus sp. W2I17 genome:
- a CDS encoding rhamnogalacturonan lyase: MPLAAKVLSSALSVALLIGGTAGVTGAEASNGNGATEAGLQSHKGGSHLKEIQLEYLDRGLVAASTSEGVFLSWRLLGDEATGYSDKGLTGTDFNVYRDGKKIATVTDSTNYVDAAGKSSSRYEVAAVNKKGKESKRSASVKPWANGYVDIPLQKPADGVTPAGEAYTYSANDMSVGDVDGDGQYEFFVKWDPSNAKDVSQKGYTGKTYIDAYTLDGQLLYRIDLGVNIRAGAHYTQMLVYDFDGDGKAEMMFKTAPGTKIIKYNKKGKVTSEKYITLPKQDRKAGYSNEDDYRLSADGYHDHVVDMFRNWHKHDEVVKGNWPATLEEAFGIEKKYNYPLSQQDAESLADYFIDVYAVERSNRNELRKFEGFIVDGPEYVTVFEGKSGKELETIPYEPERHDDGLMWGDYAMARIEPGNRVDRFLAGVAYLDGKKPSAIFARGYYTRSTMVAYNWDGKKLKKEWKVDSGWTPMKNPFNDGPHGVDGTDPQYGSITTQGAHYFSVADVDGDGKQEIIYGSATIDHDGSVLYSSTDLMPAESAAPGTIARLGHGDALHVADIDPDRPGLEIFMVHEGGPWAPYGYSLRDAKTGEVIYGGYTGKDTGRGMVGDVDPTRRGLETWAVGLWTAKGEKISDQMPGTNMNIRWAADMTTQIVDGAIDVTPTIKDWNRGTVLTATGTLTNNHTKGTPSLVADIFGDWREEMLVRTTDSSAIRIYLSTEKTDRKLYTLMHDAMYRVGIAGQNSGYNQPSYPSFYMASDMDWSKVTLPKFYTPGKGGK; this comes from the coding sequence ATGCCACTTGCAGCCAAGGTGCTCTCTTCGGCACTTAGCGTAGCTTTGCTCATTGGAGGAACAGCTGGCGTTACGGGAGCGGAAGCTTCCAACGGTAATGGGGCGACGGAGGCTGGCCTGCAATCACATAAGGGGGGCAGTCACTTGAAAGAGATTCAACTGGAATATCTGGATCGGGGACTGGTGGCTGCTTCGACATCTGAAGGTGTCTTTCTCAGTTGGAGATTGCTTGGTGATGAGGCTACAGGGTATAGCGACAAAGGGCTGACAGGTACAGACTTTAACGTCTATCGTGATGGCAAAAAGATTGCTACTGTCACCGACAGCACCAACTATGTAGATGCCGCGGGTAAATCTTCTTCCCGTTATGAAGTGGCAGCGGTGAACAAGAAGGGCAAGGAAAGCAAACGCAGTGCATCCGTCAAACCTTGGGCGAACGGATATGTGGACATTCCACTGCAGAAACCAGCTGATGGTGTGACCCCTGCCGGAGAAGCTTATACGTATTCCGCCAATGACATGAGCGTGGGTGATGTGGATGGGGATGGCCAATATGAGTTTTTTGTCAAATGGGACCCTTCCAACGCCAAGGACGTATCGCAAAAAGGATACACCGGTAAAACCTACATTGATGCTTACACCTTGGACGGTCAGTTGTTGTACCGGATCGATCTTGGGGTCAATATCCGTGCAGGTGCTCATTATACACAGATGCTCGTTTACGATTTTGACGGGGATGGCAAGGCTGAGATGATGTTCAAGACCGCTCCGGGCACGAAGATTATCAAATATAACAAAAAAGGAAAAGTAACATCCGAGAAATACATCACGCTTCCGAAGCAGGATCGCAAGGCAGGGTATTCGAACGAAGATGATTATCGTTTAAGTGCTGATGGGTACCACGATCACGTGGTGGATATGTTCAGGAACTGGCATAAACACGATGAGGTTGTGAAGGGCAACTGGCCTGCGACATTGGAAGAGGCTTTTGGAATCGAGAAAAAATATAACTACCCATTATCTCAGCAGGATGCCGAGAGCCTGGCTGACTACTTCATTGATGTATATGCGGTAGAACGCAGCAACCGCAATGAGCTGCGCAAGTTTGAAGGTTTTATCGTGGATGGACCGGAGTACGTTACGGTATTTGAAGGTAAATCAGGTAAAGAGCTGGAGACCATTCCATATGAACCCGAGCGTCATGATGATGGTCTGATGTGGGGCGATTATGCCATGGCACGGATTGAACCGGGGAATCGGGTGGACCGTTTCCTAGCCGGAGTGGCTTATCTGGACGGCAAGAAACCGTCTGCTATCTTTGCACGCGGATACTATACACGTTCGACAATGGTTGCCTACAATTGGGATGGCAAGAAGCTGAAAAAAGAATGGAAAGTGGACAGCGGCTGGACACCGATGAAGAACCCTTTTAATGACGGACCGCACGGCGTAGATGGTACAGATCCGCAGTACGGCTCCATTACTACTCAGGGAGCGCACTATTTCAGTGTGGCGGATGTGGATGGAGACGGCAAACAGGAGATTATCTATGGCTCCGCTACGATTGATCATGACGGCAGCGTGCTATACAGCTCCACAGACCTGATGCCTGCCGAGAGTGCTGCACCGGGAACCATTGCCCGTCTGGGTCATGGGGACGCACTTCATGTGGCAGATATTGACCCGGATCGTCCGGGACTTGAGATTTTCATGGTTCACGAGGGTGGTCCTTGGGCGCCATACGGCTATTCCCTGCGTGATGCGAAGACCGGAGAAGTGATCTATGGCGGATACACGGGGAAAGATACCGGACGTGGCATGGTGGGTGATGTTGATCCGACTCGTCGTGGGCTGGAGACATGGGCTGTAGGTTTGTGGACAGCTAAGGGTGAGAAAATCAGTGATCAGATGCCGGGAACGAATATGAATATCCGTTGGGCTGCCGATATGACGACACAGATCGTAGATGGTGCGATTGATGTTACACCAACCATCAAAGACTGGAATCGTGGCACGGTGCTGACGGCAACAGGCACATTGACTAACAATCACACGAAAGGAACACCATCTCTCGTAGCTGATATCTTCGGTGATTGGCGGGAAGAGATGCTGGTGAGAACCACCGACAGCTCAGCGATTCGTATCTATCTGAGTACCGAGAAGACGGACCGCAAGCTGTACACGCTCATGCATGATGCGATGTATCGTGTGGGCATTGCCGGACAGAACAGTGGATACAACCAGCCGTCCTATCCGTCCTTTTACATGGCATCGGATATGGACTGGTCCAAAGTAACGCTGCCTAAGTTCTACACGCCAGGTAAGGGCGGAAAGTAA
- a CDS encoding histidine phosphatase family protein: MTTTFHLVRHGLKERRIGDVPLTSEGVLQAEATALHFARATFPVTKILTSPLRRAQETASMIARHTHSHITEDPRLRERTNWGDCPDQSFEEFIAMWDRCTSDPDYIPPVGDSAKQSGERLASLLTELANEEPENSNIIVVAHGGLITDFLVQTFTERELNVWHSDFITMQNQLIPECSITTLIYDQGTYTIKAFASTEHLDSNDVKK, translated from the coding sequence ATGACTACCACCTTTCATTTGGTGAGACACGGTCTCAAAGAACGACGAATCGGGGATGTCCCCCTCACTTCCGAAGGGGTTTTACAAGCCGAAGCCACAGCACTTCATTTTGCCAGAGCTACCTTTCCCGTTACTAAAATCCTTACCAGCCCACTTCGACGAGCCCAAGAAACCGCAAGTATGATTGCCCGCCACACCCATTCCCATATAACCGAAGATCCTCGCCTGCGCGAACGTACCAATTGGGGCGATTGCCCGGATCAGTCATTCGAAGAATTCATTGCGATGTGGGATCGATGTACGTCTGACCCAGATTACATTCCACCCGTGGGTGACTCGGCAAAACAGTCTGGTGAACGGCTGGCCTCCCTCCTAACCGAATTGGCTAATGAAGAGCCAGAGAACAGTAACATTATTGTGGTTGCACATGGTGGACTCATTACTGATTTTCTGGTGCAGACCTTTACCGAGCGCGAGCTTAACGTCTGGCATTCCGATTTTATAACTATGCAGAACCAACTTATCCCGGAGTGCTCCATCACCACACTGATCTATGATCAAGGAACTTACACCATTAAAGCGTTCGCTTCTACCGAGCATCTAGACTCCAACGATGTAAAAAAATGA
- a CDS encoding efflux RND transporter periplasmic adaptor subunit: MKKWIKIIITVVLLAGAGYWLYEKYKPKPEAPIEIPPPITFDVTQETMTQTIQVKGKSVYTDQTDIFAPYASNIKQWHVKSGEQVSKGDILFTLDTSTLQTEVEQLQSDLEKAQLENKMNQVTLDQANMSESLGVTEEERKKAFADREGKRLTNELNQKALVLKEKEIQKKQAVISKSVVYASASGIFQMNEEDSKTRAVTEGQLIGSITNISKLKFMTIVGEEEMFRLKVGMPVKVRMTAQKDLQFTGKVSKVSKFARKSTDTDLKQASQFDVVIDLKPDARMYGGVSLEGDIETMRKDKVTVVSSLAIMRDQTEPYVLLDKGNGQTEPLTIQAGMESGDKTEVVSGLKPGDIVVLP, from the coding sequence ATGAAGAAATGGATTAAAATTATCATCACTGTTGTACTTTTGGCAGGTGCAGGATACTGGCTGTATGAAAAGTACAAGCCAAAACCGGAGGCGCCTATAGAGATTCCGCCCCCGATTACCTTTGATGTGACACAGGAAACGATGACGCAAACGATACAGGTGAAGGGGAAATCCGTATACACCGATCAGACGGATATCTTCGCTCCGTATGCTTCCAACATCAAGCAGTGGCACGTGAAAAGTGGTGAGCAGGTGAGCAAAGGCGATATCCTGTTTACCCTCGATACTTCCACGTTACAAACGGAGGTAGAACAGTTGCAGAGTGATCTGGAGAAAGCTCAGCTGGAAAACAAGATGAATCAGGTTACCCTGGATCAGGCGAATATGAGTGAGTCACTTGGCGTGACGGAAGAGGAGCGCAAGAAGGCATTTGCAGATCGGGAAGGTAAACGCCTGACGAATGAATTGAACCAAAAAGCGTTGGTCCTCAAGGAGAAGGAGATACAGAAAAAGCAGGCAGTTATAAGTAAGTCTGTTGTGTATGCTTCCGCTTCCGGTATATTTCAGATGAATGAAGAGGATAGCAAGACACGTGCGGTGACGGAAGGACAGCTGATCGGGTCCATTACAAACATCAGCAAACTGAAATTTATGACGATTGTTGGTGAGGAAGAAATGTTCAGGCTTAAGGTGGGCATGCCAGTTAAGGTGCGAATGACAGCGCAGAAAGACCTGCAATTTACCGGGAAGGTGAGTAAGGTATCCAAATTCGCCCGCAAGAGTACCGATACGGACCTCAAGCAAGCTTCACAGTTTGACGTGGTCATTGATCTGAAGCCGGACGCCAGAATGTATGGAGGCGTGAGTCTGGAAGGCGATATCGAGACAATGCGGAAGGATAAAGTGACGGTAGTGTCCAGTCTCGCGATTATGCGGGATCAGACCGAGCCTTACGTACTGTTAGACAAAGGCAATGGACAGACAGAGCCGCTGACGATCCAGGCTGGAATGGAATCGGGGGACAAGACGGAAGTAGTTAGCGGGTTGAAACCGGGAGACATTGTCGTTTTGCCCTAG
- a CDS encoding ABC transporter permease, whose product MRIRDVARMAWGQIIRRKMVTLLCMMGLSIGSAAMIIALSVGQSVQTYSEKTLNDNYKMDEITITPNEGIRTGNGKGSGQTSKFERGALTLEKIQIIQRLPHVVAVAPMLKLDSLEMVLPDGRSTYVEVIGTQLETLGGVGYKYAEGRGAEDGRMAVTSYGAAFGLVDPKVTQKLFEQLNADPYNNELLEQFTEMSAKQDQLVQQRIQFRYEDYANASKTKMSGSIRVSGELMKPSNMDDMSAQNDKKVYLPLDTARALQDELGLQQADSSAAKHLNSALVKVEDKRYVSQVEEQIKKLTLNTQSNLFQEEAMAGQLAMYQKAALGIGGFIMLLASLSIIVAMIMSTHQRRKQIGVMKVLGANLWQIRQMFITEAAMLGLMGGVAGVGIAFAALGGVNSLLASQMADQMNGPMTVVIQQSALPLGIVFAVLVGIVSGIYPAISASRTNALTVIKSM is encoded by the coding sequence GTGAGAATACGGGATGTAGCACGTATGGCCTGGGGACAGATCATTCGCAGAAAAATGGTCACACTGCTGTGTATGATGGGGCTGTCCATCGGCTCTGCCGCCATGATCATTGCTCTTAGCGTGGGGCAGTCCGTACAGACCTATAGCGAGAAAACATTGAACGACAATTACAAGATGGATGAAATCACGATTACGCCCAATGAAGGCATTCGTACGGGGAACGGCAAGGGAAGTGGTCAGACATCGAAGTTTGAACGGGGAGCATTGACGTTGGAAAAGATTCAAATTATCCAAAGGCTTCCCCATGTTGTTGCCGTGGCCCCCATGTTAAAGCTGGATTCGCTGGAAATGGTGCTTCCGGATGGTCGCAGCACGTATGTTGAGGTCATTGGTACCCAGCTGGAGACCCTGGGCGGGGTTGGATACAAGTATGCTGAGGGACGTGGGGCAGAGGATGGTCGTATGGCGGTAACCAGTTATGGGGCTGCATTCGGACTCGTGGATCCCAAAGTAACTCAGAAGTTATTCGAGCAGTTGAATGCTGATCCATATAACAATGAGCTTTTGGAGCAGTTTACGGAAATGTCTGCGAAGCAGGATCAGTTGGTGCAGCAGCGTATTCAGTTTCGATATGAAGATTATGCGAATGCGAGCAAAACCAAAATGAGCGGCTCTATACGCGTGTCTGGAGAACTGATGAAGCCTTCCAACATGGATGATATGAGTGCTCAAAACGATAAAAAAGTATATCTGCCGCTCGATACAGCTCGTGCATTGCAGGATGAGCTTGGATTACAGCAGGCCGACAGCAGTGCGGCCAAGCATCTTAACTCGGCTCTGGTCAAGGTTGAGGACAAACGTTATGTATCCCAGGTGGAAGAACAGATTAAAAAGCTGACGTTAAACACACAGAGTAATCTGTTCCAGGAGGAAGCGATGGCAGGTCAATTGGCGATGTACCAAAAAGCGGCATTGGGGATCGGTGGTTTTATCATGCTGCTGGCCTCATTATCCATTATTGTAGCGATGATTATGTCTACGCATCAGCGTCGTAAACAGATTGGTGTGATGAAGGTGCTGGGCGCAAATCTGTGGCAGATCCGTCAGATGTTTATTACGGAAGCAGCGATGCTTGGATTAATGGGCGGCGTGGCTGGTGTGGGGATTGCCTTTGCTGCCCTCGGCGGAGTGAACAGTCTGCTGGCGAGTCAGATGGCAGATCAGATGAATGGTCCGATGACCGTCGTTATTCAGCAGTCGGCTCTGCCACTTGGCATCGTTTTTGCTGTTCTGGTTGGCATTGTATCGGGTATATATCCGGCAATCAGCGCATCTCGGACCAATGCATTAACTGTGATCAAATCAATGTAA
- a CDS encoding AraC family transcriptional regulator, translating into MSITKRWTGSLYQEALRTEDCGPRFYAYYYKQWDNYRMSYHHHDSTEIMYIISGMCRVDVQMSDGSTEQAVLKKGQFIMLDAGVPHRLLVEDGVPCRMLNVEFGFSTSSPGQLSIRQLALEEEEVHTLLTNASPYLVLPDPEEVYHIMKSLVLELDQRGLQEQGRSSLPIGVIPTEERAQHREARNLSSPEQGVLVRTLFIQLLVRVARLRGEMSRSAPDQAELYVKRTIEFMHHNMDRNIQMKDIAAAVNLHPGYLHRIFRQHTQRTPTDYLTMLRMEKAKMLLQQTNIPISEISDYVGVGSRQYFHMLFKKTTGMTPVEFRSSMERHVSQYPSDE; encoded by the coding sequence ATGAGCATCACAAAACGCTGGACAGGAAGCCTGTATCAGGAGGCATTGCGAACAGAGGACTGCGGGCCGCGTTTCTACGCGTATTATTACAAGCAGTGGGACAACTACCGTATGTCCTATCACCATCATGATTCCACAGAGATCATGTATATTATTTCGGGAATGTGCCGGGTGGATGTGCAGATGTCGGATGGGAGTACGGAGCAGGCCGTTTTGAAAAAAGGGCAGTTCATTATGCTGGACGCAGGTGTCCCGCACCGTTTGCTGGTGGAAGATGGTGTCCCTTGCCGGATGCTCAATGTGGAGTTTGGTTTCTCCACCTCGTCTCCTGGACAGCTATCCATCCGTCAGCTCGCGCTGGAGGAGGAAGAAGTTCACACTCTACTCACTAATGCTTCGCCATATCTGGTACTGCCTGACCCGGAAGAGGTGTACCACATTATGAAAAGTCTGGTGTTGGAACTCGACCAGCGCGGTCTGCAGGAGCAAGGAAGGTCGTCTTTACCGATAGGAGTTATTCCTACAGAGGAAAGGGCACAACATCGCGAAGCCCGGAATCTGTCGTCTCCCGAACAGGGTGTGCTGGTGCGTACATTGTTCATCCAGTTGCTGGTCCGTGTTGCACGTCTGCGCGGAGAAATGAGCCGGAGTGCGCCAGATCAGGCGGAGTTGTATGTCAAACGAACCATTGAATTCATGCATCACAATATGGATCGCAACATTCAGATGAAGGATATTGCGGCAGCAGTTAATCTGCATCCAGGCTATTTACATCGCATTTTTCGTCAGCACACGCAGCGAACACCGACCGATTACCTGACGATGCTTCGCATGGAGAAGGCCAAGATGCTTCTTCAGCAGACCAATATCCCGATTTCAGAGATATCCGATTATGTCGGGGTAGGCAGTCGTCAGTATTTTCATATGTTATTCAAGAAGACGACGGGCATGACTCCGGTTGAATTTCGCTCCTCTATGGAACGACATGTTAGTCAGTACCCGTCGGATGAATGA
- a CDS encoding ABC transporter ATP-binding protein, giving the protein MLQVEQLSHSFRNGQGTVPVLQDINLTIGEGKMVALLGSSGSGKSTLLNLMAGLMKPDQGKILIAGQDIVRFSENRLAEFRRSHIGFIFQSYELLSNLTIRENVELPLVFMGISPSKRKAKALKLLEQVGLGEKASLFPSQLSGGQQQRVSIARSLITEPSVIFADEPTGNLDTETEEEIIAILQQLNRDMNTTFVIVTHEAEVAEQMQVVLTLQHGILVEEAVREV; this is encoded by the coding sequence ATGCTTCAAGTTGAACAATTATCCCACTCGTTCCGCAATGGCCAGGGAACCGTGCCGGTGCTTCAGGATATCAACCTGACGATTGGAGAAGGCAAGATGGTAGCCCTGTTGGGCAGTTCTGGCTCGGGTAAATCCACACTGTTGAATCTGATGGCAGGGCTGATGAAACCGGATCAGGGCAAGATTCTAATCGCGGGACAAGATATTGTACGTTTCAGTGAGAACCGCCTGGCTGAGTTCAGACGCAGTCATATCGGGTTTATTTTTCAATCTTATGAACTGCTGTCCAATCTTACGATCCGGGAAAATGTAGAGTTACCCTTGGTGTTTATGGGGATAAGCCCTTCGAAACGCAAAGCAAAAGCATTGAAGTTGCTGGAACAAGTGGGACTGGGTGAAAAGGCAAGCTTGTTCCCGTCACAGTTGTCGGGCGGTCAACAACAACGTGTCAGTATTGCACGTTCGCTCATTACCGAGCCCTCGGTGATCTTTGCAGATGAGCCTACCGGGAATCTGGATACCGAGACGGAGGAAGAGATCATTGCGATTTTGCAGCAGCTTAACCGGGATATGAATACAACCTTTGTCATTGTGACACATGAAGCAGAGGTCGCGGAGCAGATGCAAGTTGTGCTTACACTGCAACATGGAATACTGGTCGAAGAAGCTGTAAGGGAAGTTTGA
- a CDS encoding glycoside hydrolase family 6 protein, whose product MKTKLKTKSRGKKILRKGVKQMLAATLLAAGIFPGLSPGLTQAAEAHVDNPFVGATAYLNEDYSALVDTSIALTNDASLKAKMETVKSYPTAVWVDRIAAIYGGTDNAGRKSVEQHLDAVLAQKKPGTPITASFVIYNLPGRDCHALASNGELPLTQAALQTYKTDYIDVLADIFADPKYQDIRIIAVIEPDSLPNLVTNLSTPACGQASSTGIYEAGVKYALDKLHAIPNVYNYLDIGHSGWLGWDNNRSAAVALYTSVVQGTAAGLSSADGFITNTANTTPLGEPNLSNPDLNIGGQPIKSAKFYEWNPYFDETDFTAALYADFVQAGWPSSTGFLIDTSRNGWGGVDRPASATGSNINDYVNSGRVDRREHRGNWCNASGAGIGEAPKAAPGPAHLDAYVWVKPPGESDGSSSEIPNNEGKGFDRMCDPTFTTRDGVLTGALPNAPVSGHWFHDQFVALVKNAFPVLPASNGGGNPPGGTTAPAAPAALTASAGNAQVSLTWTASAGATSYSVKRALSASGPFTTIAANVSGTSYSNTGLINGTTYYYVVTATNAVGESVNSATATATPVAGVTAPAAPTALIATAGNAQVSLTWTASTGATSYNVKRALSASGPFTTIAANVSGTSYTNTALTNGTTYHYVVSAVNAAGQSANSAVASATPQSVVVPTSDLVVQYRAGDTNAQDSQIKPYFNIKNLGSTDVNLSDLKIRYYFSKEGSAAMDSAIDYAQVGGANIQRTFTDSYVELSFTSGAGSIQAGGQTGDIQLRMYKTDWSNFDETNDYSFDPTKTSYQDWNKVTLHQGGNLVWGIEP is encoded by the coding sequence ATGAAGACTAAATTGAAAACCAAATCAAGAGGTAAGAAGATCCTGCGCAAAGGTGTAAAACAAATGCTTGCAGCAACGCTGCTCGCTGCGGGGATTTTCCCTGGACTGTCTCCAGGCTTGACTCAGGCGGCTGAAGCACATGTGGATAATCCATTTGTAGGGGCAACCGCTTATCTGAACGAGGACTATTCAGCTCTCGTGGATACGTCCATTGCACTGACCAACGATGCGTCGTTGAAGGCCAAGATGGAGACGGTCAAATCGTATCCAACCGCAGTATGGGTTGACCGGATTGCTGCAATCTATGGCGGTACGGACAACGCTGGTCGCAAAAGTGTAGAGCAACATCTTGATGCCGTTCTCGCTCAAAAGAAACCGGGTACGCCTATAACGGCTTCATTTGTTATCTATAACTTGCCTGGACGAGATTGTCATGCACTTGCATCGAATGGTGAACTTCCACTAACACAGGCAGCACTGCAGACATATAAAACGGATTATATTGATGTGCTCGCAGATATCTTCGCAGATCCGAAGTATCAGGATATTCGTATTATTGCTGTCATTGAACCGGACAGTCTGCCTAACCTTGTGACCAACCTGAGTACCCCAGCTTGTGGTCAAGCCAGCTCAACAGGTATCTATGAGGCGGGTGTGAAGTATGCATTGGACAAGCTGCACGCCATTCCAAATGTGTACAACTATCTGGATATCGGCCACTCCGGCTGGCTTGGATGGGATAACAACCGTTCTGCAGCAGTCGCGCTGTATACAAGTGTTGTGCAAGGAACAGCCGCAGGTCTGAGCAGTGCAGATGGTTTCATTACAAATACAGCAAACACTACACCGCTGGGGGAGCCGAACCTGTCTAACCCTGATCTCAATATCGGTGGACAACCAATTAAATCTGCCAAGTTTTATGAGTGGAATCCTTATTTTGACGAAACCGATTTCACCGCTGCGCTGTATGCCGATTTTGTACAAGCTGGCTGGCCAAGCAGCACAGGTTTCCTGATTGATACTAGCCGGAATGGGTGGGGCGGGGTAGACCGTCCAGCATCTGCTACGGGCAGCAACATCAACGATTATGTGAATTCCGGACGTGTAGATCGCCGGGAGCACCGGGGGAACTGGTGTAATGCCAGTGGCGCAGGTATTGGTGAAGCACCTAAGGCTGCACCAGGACCAGCGCATCTGGATGCTTATGTATGGGTGAAACCTCCGGGTGAATCCGATGGCTCCAGCTCCGAAATTCCGAATAACGAAGGCAAAGGTTTTGACCGGATGTGTGATCCAACCTTCACAACTCGGGATGGTGTATTAACAGGTGCATTGCCTAATGCTCCGGTATCGGGTCACTGGTTCCATGATCAATTCGTGGCACTGGTGAAAAACGCATTCCCTGTACTTCCTGCAAGTAACGGTGGAGGCAATCCTCCGGGTGGAACAACAGCTCCGGCAGCACCAGCAGCATTGACGGCTTCTGCCGGTAACGCTCAAGTCTCCTTGACGTGGACTGCTTCTGCAGGTGCTACAAGTTATAGTGTGAAGCGGGCACTGAGTGCATCAGGTCCATTCACAACAATTGCTGCCAATGTAAGTGGAACATCTTACAGCAACACCGGTCTGATCAATGGCACAACCTATTATTATGTGGTAACGGCAACAAATGCAGTAGGTGAAAGTGTTAACTCTGCAACAGCAACAGCTACACCCGTTGCAGGTGTAACGGCGCCAGCTGCACCGACTGCTCTCATAGCAACCGCAGGCAATGCGCAGGTGAGCCTGACGTGGACCGCTTCTACAGGTGCAACAAGTTATAATGTGAAACGCGCGCTGAGTGCATCAGGTCCGTTCACAACGATCGCGGCGAATGTGAGTGGCACGTCCTACACCAACACTGCCCTGACGAACGGCACAACGTATCATTATGTGGTAAGTGCAGTGAATGCAGCAGGGCAAAGTGCCAATTCTGCTGTAGCTTCCGCGACACCTCAAAGTGTCGTTGTACCAACCAGTGATCTTGTCGTGCAATATCGTGCTGGAGATACCAATGCTCAGGATAGCCAGATCAAACCGTATTTCAACATCAAAAATCTGGGCAGTACTGATGTGAATCTGAGTGATCTGAAGATTCGATATTACTTTTCCAAAGAAGGCTCGGCTGCGATGGATTCGGCCATCGATTACGCTCAAGTTGGCGGAGCCAATATCCAGCGGACCTTCACAGACTCGTATGTGGAGCTGAGCTTCACATCTGGCGCTGGCAGCATTCAGGCTGGTGGACAGACTGGAGACATCCAGCTTCGCATGTACAAAACGGACTGGTCCAACTTTGACGAGACTAACGACTACTCCTTCGATCCAACGAAAACATCCTATCAGGATTGGAACAAGGTAACACTCCACCAAGGTGGAAACCTGGTATGGGGTATTGAGCCTTAA